In the Kitasatospora terrestris genome, one interval contains:
- a CDS encoding 4-(cytidine 5'-diphospho)-2-C-methyl-D-erythritol kinase gives MSVTVRVPAKVNVQLGVGGLRADGFHDLANVFFAVALADEVTATPGEGVTLSCEGPDAHVVPLDDSNLAARAARLLAAHHGLADPGVHLHIAKAIPVAGGMAGGSADGAAALVACDALWGLATPLPVLLELAAELGSDVPFALLGGVALGRGRGEILEPLPVAGTFHWVFAVADGGLSTPAVFRECDRLRSEAGTGFTDTDVPTPDADPALLAALADGDPVALAGALANDLQAAALSLRPALADTLRAGTDAGALAALVSGSGPTCAFLTKDAEAAAAVAAALRASGTCRTAHATHGPVPGAVVRTG, from the coding sequence GTGAGCGTCACCGTCCGCGTCCCCGCCAAGGTCAACGTCCAGCTCGGGGTCGGCGGGCTGCGCGCCGACGGCTTCCACGACCTGGCCAACGTCTTCTTCGCGGTGGCACTCGCCGACGAGGTGACCGCCACCCCCGGCGAGGGCGTGACGCTCAGCTGCGAGGGCCCCGACGCGCACGTCGTCCCGCTCGACGACAGCAACCTCGCGGCCCGCGCCGCCCGGCTGCTCGCCGCCCACCACGGCCTCGCCGACCCCGGCGTCCACCTGCACATCGCCAAGGCGATCCCGGTGGCCGGCGGCATGGCCGGCGGCAGCGCGGACGGCGCCGCCGCGCTGGTCGCCTGCGACGCCCTGTGGGGCCTCGCCACGCCGCTCCCGGTCCTGCTGGAGCTGGCCGCCGAACTCGGCTCGGACGTGCCCTTCGCGCTGCTCGGCGGGGTCGCGCTGGGCCGCGGCCGGGGCGAGATCCTGGAGCCGCTGCCGGTCGCCGGCACCTTCCACTGGGTGTTCGCCGTCGCCGACGGCGGACTCTCCACGCCGGCCGTGTTCCGCGAGTGCGACCGGCTGCGCTCCGAGGCCGGCACCGGCTTCACCGACACCGACGTCCCCACCCCGGACGCCGACCCCGCCCTGCTCGCCGCCCTCGCCGACGGCGACCCGGTCGCCCTCGCCGGAGCCCTCGCCAACGACCTGCAGGCCGCCGCCCTCTCGCTGCGCCCCGCCCTCGCCGACACCCTCAGGGCCGGCACCGACGCCGGCGCCCTCGCCGCCCTGGTCTCCGGCTCCGGCCCGACCTGCGCCTTCCTCACCAAGGACGCCGAAGCCGCCGCCGCCGTCGCCGCCGCCCTCCGCGCCTCCGGCACCTGCCGCACCGCCCACGCCACCCACGGCCCGGTCCCGGGAGCGGTGGTCCGGACCGGTTGA